A single window of Actinoallomurus bryophytorum DNA harbors:
- a CDS encoding transcriptional regulator, protein MTDGELDPLIHVPARLRIVATLATLPDGDTLSFTRLQDLIGLTPGNLITHLRKLEDAGYLSSDKTGNGTASKTTVALTGHGRAALVTYTATLRSLLNGL, encoded by the coding sequence ATGACCGATGGCGAGCTCGACCCGCTGATCCACGTCCCGGCGCGGCTGCGGATCGTCGCGACCCTGGCCACGCTGCCGGACGGCGACACCCTCTCCTTCACCCGCCTGCAGGACCTCATCGGGCTGACCCCCGGCAACCTCATCACCCACCTGCGCAAGCTGGAAGACGCCGGCTACCTCAGCAGCGACAAGACCGGCAACGGCACCGCGTCCAAGACCACAGTGGCCTTGACCGGTCACGGCCGCGCCGCCCTCGTCACCTACACCGCGACGCTCCGCAGCCTGCTCAACGGCCTGTAG